A single genomic interval of Lepisosteus oculatus isolate fLepOcu1 chromosome 12, fLepOcu1.hap2, whole genome shotgun sequence harbors:
- the LOC102698227 gene encoding gamma-crystallin M2-like, with protein MPHAQSAIHVSYIKLRLCLRKRRGKERQSVNVKMGKIIFYEDRNFGGRSYECSSDCADMHSYFSRCNSIRVESGCWMVYERPNYMGYQYFLRRGEYPDYQRWMGFNDSIWSCRMIQPYHGSYRMRIYERAEFGGQMMEFMDDCPNVYDRFRYNDIFSCNVMDGHWLFYEQPNYRGRMYYLRAGEYRRFSDWGAMSARVGSFRRITDFEC; from the exons ATGCCCCATGCACAGTCTGCAATTCACGTTTCCTATATAAAGTTGAGATTGTGTCTTCGAAAAAGACGTGGAAAAGAGAGGCAGTCTGTCAACGTCAAAATGGGAAag ATCATCTTCTACGAGGACAGGAACTTCGGGGGGCGCTCCTATGAGTGCAGCAGCGACTGCGCTGACATGCACTCCTACTTCAGCCGCTGCAACTCCATCCGAGTGGAGAGCGGCTGCTGGATGGTGTACGAGCGCCCCAACTACATGGGCTACCAGTACTTCCTGCGCAGGGGCGAGTATCCCGACTACCAGCGCTGGATGGGCTTCAACGACTCCATTTGGTCGTGCCGCATGATCCAACCA TACCATGGCTCCTACAGGATGAGGATCTACGAGAGAGCAGAGTTTGGAGGCCAGATGATGGAGTTCATGGACGACTGTCCCAATGTCTACGACCGCTTCCGTTACAATGACATCTTCTCCTGCAATGTGATGGACGGGCACTGGCTCTTCTACGAGCAGCCCAACTACAGAGGCAGGATGTACTACCTGAGAGCTGGAGAGTACCGCAGGTTCAGCGACTGGGGCGCCATGAGTGCAAGAGTGGGCTCTTTCAGGCGCATCACTGATTTTGAATGTTAA
- the LOC138216021 gene encoding gamma-crystallin M2-like isoform X1 — MSSSHLQIIFYEDRNFGGRSYECSSDCADMHSYFSRCNSIRVESGCWMVYERPNYMGYQYFLRRGEYPDYQRWMGFNDCIRSCRFIPHYQGSYRMRIYEREGFGGQMMEFMDDCESVYDRFRYHDIHSCNVMEGYWMFYEQPNYRGRQYFMRPGEYRRFSDWGGMSPRIGSFRRLMDFC, encoded by the exons ATGTCTTCATCTCACTTGCAGATCATCTTCTACGAGGACAGGAACTTCGGGGGGCGCTCCTATGAGTGCAGCAGCGACTGCGCTGACATGCACTCCTACTTCAGCCGCTGCAACTCCATCCGAGTGGAGAGCGGCTGCTGGATGGTGTACGAGCGCCCCAACTACATGGGCTACCAGTACTTCCTGCGCAGGGGCGAGTATCCCGACTACCAGCGCTGGATGGGCTTCAACGACTGCATCAGGTCCTGTCGTTTCATTCCTCAT TACCAAGGCTCCTACAGGATGAGGATCTACGAGAGAGAAGGCTTCGGAGGCCAGATGATGGAGTTCATGGACGACTGCGAGTCTGTGTACGACCGCTTCCGTTACCATGACATCCACTCCTGCAATGTGATGGAGGGATACTGGATGTTCTATGAGCAGCCCAACTACAGAGGCAGGCAGTACTTCATGAGGCCCGGAGAGTACAGGAGGTTCAGCGACTGGGGAGGCATGAGCCCCAGGATCGGCTCCTTCCGGCGCCTCATGGACTTCTGTTAA
- the LOC138216021 gene encoding gamma-crystallin M2-like isoform X2 gives MGKIIFYEDRNFGGRSYECSSDCADMHSYFSRCNSIRVESGCWMVYERPNYMGYQYFLRRGEYPDYQRWMGFNDCIRSCRFIPHYQGSYRMRIYEREGFGGQMMEFMDDCESVYDRFRYHDIHSCNVMEGYWMFYEQPNYRGRQYFMRPGEYRRFSDWGGMSPRIGSFRRLMDFC, from the exons atgGGGAAG ATCATCTTCTACGAGGACAGGAACTTCGGGGGGCGCTCCTATGAGTGCAGCAGCGACTGCGCTGACATGCACTCCTACTTCAGCCGCTGCAACTCCATCCGAGTGGAGAGCGGCTGCTGGATGGTGTACGAGCGCCCCAACTACATGGGCTACCAGTACTTCCTGCGCAGGGGCGAGTATCCCGACTACCAGCGCTGGATGGGCTTCAACGACTGCATCAGGTCCTGTCGTTTCATTCCTCAT TACCAAGGCTCCTACAGGATGAGGATCTACGAGAGAGAAGGCTTCGGAGGCCAGATGATGGAGTTCATGGACGACTGCGAGTCTGTGTACGACCGCTTCCGTTACCATGACATCCACTCCTGCAATGTGATGGAGGGATACTGGATGTTCTATGAGCAGCCCAACTACAGAGGCAGGCAGTACTTCATGAGGCCCGGAGAGTACAGGAGGTTCAGCGACTGGGGAGGCATGAGCCCCAGGATCGGCTCCTTCCGGCGCCTCATGGACTTCTGTTAA
- the LOC102695410 gene encoding gamma-crystallin M2-like, translated as MGRIIFYEDRNFGGRSYECSSDCADMHSYFSRCNSIRVESGCWMVYERPNYMGYQYFLRRGEYPDYQRWMGFNDSIRSCRFIPHYQGSYRMRIYEREGFGGQMMEFMDDCPNVYDRFRYNDIHSCNVMDGYWMFYEQPNYRGRQYFMRPGEYRRFSDWGGMSPRIGSFRRLMDFN; from the exons ATGGGCAGG ATCATCTTCTACGAGGACAGGAACTTCGGGGGGCGCTCCTATGAGTGCAGCAGCGACTGCGCTGACATGCACTCCTACTTCAGCCGCTGCAACTCCATCCGAGTGGAGAGCGGCTGCTGGATGGTGTACGAGCGCCCCAACTACATGGGCTACCAGTACTTCCTGCGCAGGGGCGAGTATCCCGACTACCAGCGCTGGATGGGCTTCAACGACTCCATCAGGTCCTGCCGCTTCATTCCTCAC TACCAAGGCTCCTACAGGATGAGGATCTACGAGAGGGAAGGCTTCGGAGGCCAGATGATGGAGTTCATGGACGACTGTCCCAATGTCTACGACCGCTTCCGATACAATGACATCCACTCCTGCAATGTGATGGATGGATACTGGATGTTCTACGAGCAGCCCAACTACAGAGGCAGGCAGTACTTCATGAGGCCCGGAGAGTACAGGAGGTTCAGCGACTGGGGAGGCATGAGCCCCAGGATCGGCTCCTTCCGGCGCCTCATGGACTTCAACTGA
- the LOC102695742 gene encoding gamma-crystallin M2-like has protein sequence MSRIIFYEDKNFGGRSYECSSDCADMHSYFSRCNSIRVESGCWVLYERPNYMGYQYVLTRGEYPDYQRWMGFNDSIRSCRTFTYTSGGPYRLRIYERSDFGGQMMEFTDDCESVHDRFRFRDIHSCNVMDGYWTFYEQPSYRGRQYFMRPGEYRRFSDWGANCAATGSFRRITDF, from the exons ATGAGTAGG ATCATCTTCTACGAGGATAAGAACTTCGGGGGGCGCTCCTATGAGTGCAGCAGCGACTGCGCCGACATGCACTCCTACTTCAGCCGCTGCAACTCCATCCGAGTGGAGAGCGGCTGCTGGGTCCTGTACGAGCGCCCCAACTACATGGGCTACCAGTACGTCCTGACCCGGGGCGAGTATCCCGACTACCAGCGCTGGATGGGCTTCAACGACTCCATCCGGTCCTGCCGCACCTTCACCTAT ACCAGCGGAGGGCCCTACCGCCTGAGGATCTACGAGAGGAGTGACTTCGGGGGCCAGATGATGGAGTTCACCGACGACTGCGAGTCGGTCCACGACCGCTTCCGTTTCCGTGACATCCACTCCTGCAACGTGATGGACGGCTACTGGACCTTCTACGAGCAGCCCAGCTACAGAGGCAGGCAGTACTTCATGAGGCCCGGAGAGTACAGGAGGTTCAGCGACTGGGGCGCCAACTGCGCTGCCACCGGCTCTTTCCGAAGGATCACGGATTTTTAG
- the LOC102698640 gene encoding uncharacterized protein C2orf80 isoform X1: MERRRLRRDIEALLGDYIGQRLRENGFDPKGKRVSTVLDDLAHYDLAIAVALHWLNEDEGGDGVEKDTRCKEYPRPGRYPNRLEREAMILSSFAGTVLNRLPVEDVLCLYRCKPSTTYAQRSSQSPIVHPFTLSSHPFAMLTAHEAVERAKKHTQRLQFWKSEKCKLGNTADQNLPTQPSTSSTPSSTETSLSVSDDSTEEAEDRNGSEESFHAYRDTTD, encoded by the exons ATGGAAAGGAGGCGCCTGAGGAGGGACATCGAGGCCTTGCT GGGAGATTACATTGGTCAGAGACTCCGAGAAAATGGATTTGATCCCAAAGGAAAGAGGGTTTCCACTGTGCTGGATGACTTG GCTCATTATGACCTGGCCATTGCAGTCGCTCTTCATTGGCTGAATGAAGACGAAGGAGGAGACGGTGTTGAAAAAGACACAAG ATGCAAGGAATACCCCCGACCTGGCAGATACCCCAACAGGCTGGAGCGTGAGGCCATGATCCTGTCCTCCTTTGCTGGGACAGTCCTG aACAGGCTCCCGGTGGAAGATGTGCTGTGCCTCTACAGGTGTAAGCCCTCCACGACGTACGCTCAgaggagcagccag AGCCCGATCGTCCACCCCTTCACCCTCTCCTCCCACCCGTTTGCGATGCTCACTGCGCACGAGGCTGTGGAGCGCGCCAAGAAGCACA CACAGAGGCTGCAGTTCTGGAAATCTGAGAAGTGCAAGCTGGGGAACACTGCAGATCAGAACCTCCCAACACAGCCCAGCACCTCCAGCACCCCCAGCAGCACAGAGACCTCGCTCAGC GTCTCCGATGACTCGACAGAAGAAGCAGAAGATAGAAACGGCTCGGAGGAATCGTTTCATGCCTACAGGGATACGACCGACTAA
- the LOC102698640 gene encoding uncharacterized protein C2orf80 isoform X2 codes for MERRRLRRDIEALLGDYIGQRLRENGFDPKGKRVSTVLDDLAHYDLAIAVALHWLNEDEGGDGVEKDTRCKEYPRPGRYPNRLEREAMILSSFAGTVLNRLPVEDVLCLYRCKPSTTYAQRSSQSPIVHPFTLSSHPFAMLTAHEAVERAKKHKAAVLEI; via the exons ATGGAAAGGAGGCGCCTGAGGAGGGACATCGAGGCCTTGCT GGGAGATTACATTGGTCAGAGACTCCGAGAAAATGGATTTGATCCCAAAGGAAAGAGGGTTTCCACTGTGCTGGATGACTTG GCTCATTATGACCTGGCCATTGCAGTCGCTCTTCATTGGCTGAATGAAGACGAAGGAGGAGACGGTGTTGAAAAAGACACAAG ATGCAAGGAATACCCCCGACCTGGCAGATACCCCAACAGGCTGGAGCGTGAGGCCATGATCCTGTCCTCCTTTGCTGGGACAGTCCTG aACAGGCTCCCGGTGGAAGATGTGCTGTGCCTCTACAGGTGTAAGCCCTCCACGACGTACGCTCAgaggagcagccag AGCCCGATCGTCCACCCCTTCACCCTCTCCTCCCACCCGTTTGCGATGCTCACTGCGCACGAGGCTGTGGAGCGCGCCAAGAAGCACA AGGCTGCAGTTCTGGAAATCTGA
- the sgo2 gene encoding uncharacterized protein sgo2 isoform X2 has protein sequence MATAADLCSNADDSSDLHALRSECFSTNTAGTRAPSLAMLTRASRSVGGSKASSEVQSDPVQQHLKPSHRTDLGNTPEPEQEKASLPEQRHSKGSSCCPDPEAVPARPCPASERPSRGPSEVEVKMKKWTDLYTDAEEVPSQDKPGCLPVSEPAGRRTCAGSAAEPLPDAPPPPEEPPGRESAALETEMELTFSEASATIVTVESKPKRAAKKRSEAGPRKKEQAAGALRCAKAPAPPEKKKRKRATAHGKDAGPGVADGQFEPHGPGIKEDRSPTPKQQDDDDCSRRTFFTFRNLKDRRDTRNISNKPPENVSLGSGGLGCLEADASGAENPRKTFVISHNENARNPRDHGRKWAGHGQPGISAPPDECDTVLDCQIPGTALRDVSSVENAGGRKAEADSVLSVTDSVDSRRTYVIAGPCSVTGVQNSESKDKKKMHKVPKVKSEEGDVLSMNKFSTSQNTDSAANRLTFVVTHREKLVPDVVNHRRTKVLFVTTDAESVDPERNHKSPSYDPLLSEDGNEKSTATMESLTSKKGQNNQARNQSSKKKSQSGKRKAPVPEPLEDISEPRRGPVLEQSAVLNDLRKLVTEERPPWELFPASPESCFSSPPRQQGALSHEESPPQPAVQQASPPRTADSLPDGRVLKCLMNTNHCSGEESGRKRRCASAAVCYADPPINCKLRRGDKHTDTRFLSSPIYKRGKKHGRREEMKARVKIEGV, from the exons ATGGCTACGGCCGCAGACCTGTGCTCTAATGCAGAT GACTCCTCCGATCTTCATGCCCTCAGAAGTGAGTGTTTCTCCACCAACACTGCTGGGACCCGGGCACCATCTCTGGC GATGCTGACCAGAGCTTCCCGCTCCGTAGGCGGTAGCAAAGCTTCTTCCGAAGTCCAGTCTGACCCGGTTCAACAGCATCTGAAACCGAGCCACAGAACTGACTTGGGAAACACCCCCGAGCCTGAGCAAGAAAAGGCTTCACTGCCTGAGCAAAGACATTCCAAAG GGAGCTCTTGTTGCCCTGACCCCGAAGCAGTGCCAGCCCGTCCGTGCCCAGCGAGCGAGCGTCCCTCTCGAGGCCCCAGCGAGGTAGAAGTGAAGATGAAGAAATGGACAGACTTGTACACTGATGCAGAAGAGGTGCCCTCCCAGGATAAGCCTGGCTGTCTCCCCGTCAGCGAGCCAGCGGGGCGCAGAACATGTGCCGGGTCCGCGGCCGAGCCTCTCCCAGACGCCCCCCCGCCGCCCGAGGAGCCCCCCGGGCGGGAGTCCGCCGCCTTGGAAACGGAGATGGAGTTGACCTTCAGCGAGGCGTCCGCCACCATCGTTACGGTGGAGAGCAAGCCCAAAAGAGCGGCGAAGAAGAGGAGCGAGGCGGGTCCGAGGAAGAAGGAGCAAGCGGCAGGCGCTCTGAGGTgtgcgaaagccccggcgccaccggagaagaagaagaggaagagggcgACTGCTCACGGCAAGGACGCAGGTCCAGGTGTTGCAGACGGGCAGTTTGAGCCACACGGCCCTGGTATAAAAGAGGACCGGTCGCCTACTCCCAAGCAGCAGGACGACGACGACTGCAGCAGGAGAACGTTTTTCACCTTCCGCAACCTTAAGGACCGCAGGGATACGAGGAACATTTCAAACAAACCTCCCGAGAACGTTTCGCTGGGCAGCGGGGGTTTAGGCTGCTTGGAGGCTGACGCTTCTGGGGCGGAAAATCCAAGGAAAACGTTTGTGATCTCCCACAATGAAAATGCCCGAAATCCCAGAGATCATGGGAGGAAGTGGGCTGGTCATGGCCAACCAGGCATCTCAGCACCACCCGATGAGTGTGACACAGTGCTTGACTGTCAGATTCCAGGCACAGCTTTGCGCGATGTTAGTAGTGTGGAAAATGCTGGGGGAAGGAAGGCTGAAGCAGACTCTGTGTTATCTGTGACTGACTCTGTAGACAGTAGGCGGACGTACGTGATCGCTGGTCCTTGCAGCGTGACTGGAGTTCAGAACTCTGAAagcaaagacaaaaagaaaatgcacaaaGTGCCTaaggtgaaaagtgaagaagGAGATGTTTTAAGCATGAACAAGTTCTCCACAAGTCAGAACACAGATTCTGCAGCGAATAGGCTAACCTTTGTTGTCACTCACAGAGAAAAGCTTGTTCCCGATGTTGTTAACCACAGAAGAACGAAAGTGCTCTTCGTGACAACAGACGCCGAGTCCGTCGACCCTGAAAGAAATCACAAATCCCCCAGCTATGATCCTCTGTTGTCTGAAGATGGCAATGAAAAATCCACAGCTACAATGGAGTCATTAACTAGCAAAAAAGGCCAGAATAATCAAGCCAGGAATCAGTCGAGTAAAAAGAAATCCCAGAGTGGGAAACGGAAAGCACCTGTTCCTGAGCCCCTGGAGGACATATCCGAGCCTCGGAGGGGGCCTGTGCTGGAGCAGTCCGCTGTCCTGAATGACCTGAGGAAGCTGGTCACAGAAGAGAGGCCTCCCTGGGAGCTCTTTCCTGCCTCCCCAGAGAGCTGTTTCTCCAGTCCTCCcagacagcagggggcgctgtctcATGAGGAGTCGCCGCCACAGCCCGCTGTTCAACAGGCCTCGCCCCCGAGAACGGCAGACAGTTTGCCAG ATGGAAGAGTGCTGAAGTGTTTGATGAACACCAACCACTGTTCCGGTGAAGAGtcggggaggaagaggagatgTGCCTCTGCTGCTGTCTGCTACGCAGATCCACCCATCAACTG TAAATTGAGACGCGGAGACAAGCACACAGACACCAGGTTCCTCAGCTCGCCCATTTACAAAAGGGGAAAGAAGCatggcaggagagaggaaatgAAGGCACGGGTGAAGATCGAAGGAGTTTGA